In Seonamhaeicola sp. S2-3, the genomic window TGAAGGTAGTTATGTAAGCTACCTTGAAGGCTGTACCGCACCAAGTAGAGATGAAAACCAATTACACGCTGCTGTAGTTGAGTTAATTGCTCTTGATGATGCCGAAATAAAATACTCAACCGTTCAAAACTGGTTTCCGGGTAATGCAGAAGGAAAAGGTGGCGTTTACAACTTTGTAACCAAACGTGGTTTGTGTGAAAAAAATGCAAAAATTTCTTGGACTCAAGTTGAAACAGGTTCTGCCGTAACTTGGAAATATCCAAGTTGCGTACTAAAAGGAGATAACTCAGTAGGAGAATTTTACTCTATAGCTGTAACCAATAATTTTCAACAAGCCGACACCGGAACTAAAATGATTCATTTAGGTAAAAACACTAAATCAACCATTATTTCAAAAGGTATTTCGGCAGGAAAATCACAAAACTCTTATCGTGGTTTAGTTCAAATTAATTCAAGAGCAGATAATGCCCGTAACTTTTCGCAATGCGATAGTTTATTAATGGGTAATGAATGTGGTGCGCATACATTTCCGTATATAGAAGCTAAAAATCAAACCGCTCAAATTGAGCACGAAGCCACAACTAGTAAAATTGGTGAAGACCAAATATTTTACTGTAACCAACGTGGCATTGATACCGAAAAAGCCATTGCTTTAATTGTAAATGGATTTAGTAAAGAAGTATTAAACAAGCTTCCTATGGAATTTGCTGTTGAAGCTCAAAAATTATTAGAAATAAGTTTAGAAGGAAGTGTTGGATAAATAATTCATACCTATGAAAAAATTAATGATTCTTTTATTATGCTTTTCTGCTACAATTAGTTGTAAGAAAGAAGAAAAAAACATTATAACAATTTCTGGAGATTACGTATTTCAAGATGATGCCGCTGTTTTACAAACAGACAGTATTATTTACGGAGTAATTATTAACAACAAAGCACAAGAACTAAATAAACAAGCAGAAGCTTTTAAACAACAACCTACAGATATGGTTAGAGTTGAAGTTAAAGGAATATTAAA contains:
- the sufB gene encoding Fe-S cluster assembly protein SufB, with product MSKYTEDDLREELKTKEYEYGFYTDIESDTFPNGLNEDIVRAISKKKEEPEWMTEWRLEAFRIWSEMEEPEWANVTYEKPDFQAISYYSAPNSKPKYNSIDEVDPELLATFDKLGISLDEQKKLAGVAMDVVVDSVSVATTFKKTLAEQGIIFMSISEAIKEHPELVKKYIGTVVPQKDNFYAALNSAVFSDGSFCYIPKGVKCPMELSTYFRINQAGTGQFERTLVIADEGSYVSYLEGCTAPSRDENQLHAAVVELIALDDAEIKYSTVQNWFPGNAEGKGGVYNFVTKRGLCEKNAKISWTQVETGSAVTWKYPSCVLKGDNSVGEFYSIAVTNNFQQADTGTKMIHLGKNTKSTIISKGISAGKSQNSYRGLVQINSRADNARNFSQCDSLLMGNECGAHTFPYIEAKNQTAQIEHEATTSKIGEDQIFYCNQRGIDTEKAIALIVNGFSKEVLNKLPMEFAVEAQKLLEISLEGSVG